A window of Longimicrobiaceae bacterium contains these coding sequences:
- a CDS encoding mechanosensitive ion channel family protein, translating into MELDLSAALAQIREIGSDVVRLLPNLAIALVAFALFFLVGRWVRRLVRRMNERRGEHHALGMVLGRLAQWAMVLVGLLVAVTILFPSFKPGDLITLLGVSGVAIGFAFKDIFQNFLAGILILLTRPFEVGDEIVVGDFEGRVEEIQTRATLIRTYEGRRVVIPNADLYTDKVTVNTAFQARRSQYDVGIGYGDDVDRAREVVLQAVCGIEGVLADPAPDVLVVALADFSVNLRVRWWSHPQRADVLQVQDRVLAAVKDRLVAEGIDLPFPTQQVLFHDQTEETDGDRSRQREGWPAGRGDVPRSAKVSAALREVAGRAGDVGSADGEPSRDGGGAGRR; encoded by the coding sequence ATGGAGCTCGACCTGTCCGCGGCCCTGGCCCAGATCCGGGAGATCGGGAGCGACGTCGTCCGCCTCCTCCCCAACCTCGCCATCGCGCTGGTGGCCTTCGCCCTCTTCTTCCTGGTGGGGCGCTGGGTACGGCGGCTGGTGCGCCGGATGAACGAGCGGCGCGGCGAGCACCACGCGCTGGGGATGGTGCTGGGGCGGCTCGCCCAGTGGGCCATGGTCCTGGTGGGGCTGCTGGTGGCCGTCACCATCCTCTTCCCCTCGTTCAAGCCGGGGGACCTGATCACCCTGCTGGGGGTGAGCGGCGTGGCCATCGGCTTCGCCTTCAAGGACATCTTCCAGAACTTCCTGGCGGGGATCCTCATCCTGCTGACGCGGCCTTTCGAGGTGGGCGACGAGATCGTGGTGGGCGACTTCGAGGGGCGGGTGGAGGAGATCCAGACCCGCGCGACGCTGATCCGCACCTACGAAGGCCGGCGGGTGGTCATCCCCAACGCAGACCTGTACACGGACAAGGTGACGGTCAACACCGCCTTCCAGGCCCGCCGCTCCCAGTACGACGTGGGGATCGGCTACGGCGACGACGTGGACCGGGCGCGCGAGGTGGTGCTCCAGGCCGTGTGCGGTATCGAGGGGGTTTTGGCCGACCCCGCGCCGGACGTGCTGGTGGTGGCGCTGGCGGACTTCTCCGTGAACCTGCGCGTCCGCTGGTGGTCGCACCCGCAGCGCGCCGACGTGCTCCAGGTGCAGGACCGTGTGCTCGCGGCGGTCAAGGACCGCCTGGTGGCGGAAGGAATCGACCTCCCCTTCCCGACCCAGCAGGTGCTCTTCCACGACCAGACGGAGGAGACGGACGGCGACCGCTCCAGGCAGCGGGAGGGATGGCCCGCCGGCCGGGGCGACGTGCCGCGCTCCGCGAAGGTGTCCGCCGCGCTGCGCGAGGTCGCGGGGCGGGCCGGCGACGTCGGGTCCGCCGACGGGGAGCCCTCGCGCGACGGGGGCGGCGCCGGGAGGCGCTGA
- a CDS encoding DUF2254 domain-containing protein, with the protein MRIRLTKLWESVSASYWFVPTLMAVLSVVLALAMLAVDRGLGPEVLRDVGWVYTGGADGARELLATVAGSMITVAGVVLSITIVVLSLASSQLGPRILRNFMGDRPSQVVLGTFTATYLYSLVVLRTIRGDGDDFDAFVPEVSVTVGVLLAAAALGVLIYFVHHVALLIQAPHAVASVAREMDATIERMFPSSLGRPAPERDSVRDVPPRFGDEAAPVSSSGTGYLQAVDVEKLIDRARERDVLVRLLPRPGHFVFEGAELARVWPADRLDAGLAEKINEALILGPERTPTQDVEFAVRQMVEIAVRALSPGLNDPFTAVTCIDQMGARLLRLARCRFPDGFRYDDGGQLRVITNPNSFEGVMDAAFDQLRQNAGRVPAVLIRILETLAVLGAHATDERARESIRRHAVMVHRAAHAGVEEPWDLRDVDERFDAVLQALERGAEVHPG; encoded by the coding sequence ATGCGCATCAGGCTCACGAAGCTCTGGGAGAGCGTCAGCGCGAGCTACTGGTTCGTCCCTACCCTGATGGCCGTGCTCTCGGTCGTCCTCGCCCTCGCGATGCTGGCGGTGGACCGGGGGCTGGGGCCGGAGGTGCTCCGGGACGTGGGGTGGGTCTACACCGGCGGGGCGGACGGCGCCCGAGAGCTGCTGGCGACGGTGGCCGGCTCCATGATCACCGTGGCCGGGGTGGTGCTCTCCATCACCATCGTGGTGCTCAGCCTGGCCTCGTCGCAGCTCGGCCCGCGCATCCTGCGCAACTTCATGGGGGACCGCCCGAGCCAGGTCGTGCTCGGCACCTTCACCGCCACCTACCTGTACTCGCTGGTGGTGCTGCGGACCATCCGGGGCGACGGGGACGACTTCGACGCCTTCGTCCCCGAGGTGTCGGTCACCGTGGGCGTGCTGCTGGCCGCCGCGGCGCTGGGGGTGCTGATCTACTTCGTGCACCACGTCGCCCTCCTGATCCAGGCCCCGCACGCGGTCGCCTCGGTGGCGCGCGAGATGGACGCCACCATCGAGCGGATGTTCCCTTCCTCGCTGGGCCGGCCGGCGCCGGAGCGGGACTCCGTGCGCGACGTGCCGCCCCGCTTCGGCGACGAGGCGGCCCCTGTCTCCTCCTCCGGGACGGGGTACCTGCAGGCCGTGGACGTGGAGAAGCTGATCGACCGGGCGAGGGAGCGCGACGTGCTGGTTCGGCTCCTCCCGCGTCCGGGGCACTTCGTCTTCGAGGGCGCGGAGCTGGCGCGGGTGTGGCCCGCCGACCGGCTGGACGCCGGCCTGGCGGAGAAGATCAACGAAGCGCTGATCCTGGGGCCGGAGCGCACCCCCACGCAGGACGTGGAGTTCGCCGTGCGGCAGATGGTGGAGATCGCGGTGCGCGCCCTCTCCCCCGGCCTGAACGACCCCTTCACCGCCGTCACCTGCATCGACCAGATGGGAGCGCGCCTCCTCCGGCTGGCGCGCTGCCGCTTCCCCGACGGCTTCCGCTACGACGACGGCGGGCAGCTCCGCGTGATCACCAACCCCAATTCCTTCGAGGGGGTGATGGACGCGGCCTTCGACCAGCTGCGGCAGAACGCCGGGCGGGTCCCGGCGGTGCTGATCCGCATCCTGGAGACGCTGGCGGTGCTGGGCGCACACGCCACGGACGAGCGGGCGCGCGAGTCGATCCGCCGGCACGCCGTGATGGTGCACCGCGCCGCGCACGCCGGGGTGGAGGAGCCGTGGGACCTCCGCGACGTGGACGAGCGCTTCGACGCGGTGCTCCAGGCGCTGGAGCGGGGCGCGGAGGTGCACCCGGGGTGA
- a CDS encoding M14 family zinc carboxypeptidase, whose amino-acid sequence MHALRPSAALLGLCLTLGAAPLPAQQRAAVPAAAPSPERVLGFRPGADGRLADWAQIVDYFGRLDRASAKVRLDTIGRTALGRPMVMATITSPANMARLAEIRRSQARLADPRGVPQAEIDRVVRTQPAVVFIGASLHGNEIMATQMSMELAHDLATDPALGRALQDVVVLLVPGMNPDGLDITRDWWLRTRNTPASGAAMPWLYHHYVGHDNNRDFFMVTQPETQAVTRVLYERWFPQVVFDVHQMGNRGARFFIPPFADPLNPNVDPLIVRMTNVVGTQMALDLAEAGKTGVSHQETFDLWWHGGGRTVPARHNTVGILSEAASADYGDPIRQHPDSLRQPRTGSMYPEPWAGGEWRPRDIVEYELIAAKSLVRLMHRQREDFVRNLVALARKQVRAGEAGGPFAFVVPADQRDPGSAAELLQTLRRGGVEVHEARLPFRAGGETYSAGTRVVLMAQPFRAHAKDLLEPQRYPERRRYPGGPPEVPYDVAGWTLGMQMGVDVREVAEPFPTHSLARIDSVRVRPGTVIDPGPAYALDPRMNNTHRAVHEVVREGGRVVFLREPLAVGGGRTWPAGAPVVSGVDDLSSRLARWTGEWGVDAVGVGEPASGAEMRRLRVGLYKPWTASMDEGWTRWVFERWGVPFDTLHDAQVRAGGLNDRFDAIVIPSESYRDLMQGPRRAHPDYAGGLGQPGAAALRRFVEEGGTLVLLDRAVELGIRDLGIPVRDVNAAQDTADAARWYAPGSLLRVRWDASHPVAWGMPEESAVNYTRSPVLEVAPGTPGVTVVARYPERDILLSGYSQGEERIAGKAAVVEAQVGRGTVVMFGFRPQYRAQAHETFKPFFNALYRR is encoded by the coding sequence ATGCACGCACTCCGTCCGTCCGCCGCCCTGCTCGGCCTCTGCCTCACCCTCGGGGCCGCCCCGCTCCCGGCGCAGCAGCGGGCCGCGGTGCCCGCGGCGGCGCCCTCGCCCGAGCGTGTGCTGGGCTTCCGCCCCGGCGCCGACGGTCGCCTGGCCGACTGGGCGCAGATCGTGGACTACTTCGGCCGCCTGGACCGCGCCTCCGCGAAGGTGCGCCTCGACACCATCGGGCGCACGGCGCTGGGCCGCCCGATGGTGATGGCGACCATCACCTCGCCGGCCAACATGGCGCGGCTCGCGGAGATCCGCCGCAGCCAGGCGCGCCTCGCCGACCCGCGCGGCGTCCCCCAGGCGGAGATCGACCGGGTGGTCCGCACCCAGCCCGCCGTGGTCTTCATCGGGGCCTCGCTGCACGGCAACGAGATCATGGCCACACAGATGTCCATGGAGCTGGCGCACGACCTGGCCACCGACCCCGCGCTGGGACGGGCGCTGCAGGACGTGGTGGTGCTCCTGGTGCCGGGGATGAACCCGGACGGGCTGGACATCACCCGCGACTGGTGGCTGCGCACCCGCAACACCCCGGCCTCCGGCGCGGCGATGCCCTGGCTGTACCACCACTACGTGGGGCACGACAACAACCGCGACTTCTTCATGGTGACGCAGCCGGAGACGCAGGCGGTCACCCGGGTGCTGTACGAGCGCTGGTTCCCGCAGGTCGTCTTCGACGTGCACCAGATGGGGAACCGCGGCGCCCGCTTCTTCATCCCTCCCTTCGCCGACCCGCTGAACCCCAACGTGGACCCGCTGATCGTGCGGATGACCAACGTGGTGGGGACGCAGATGGCGCTGGACCTGGCCGAGGCGGGGAAGACCGGGGTGTCGCACCAGGAGACCTTCGACCTGTGGTGGCACGGCGGCGGGCGCACCGTCCCCGCGCGGCACAACACGGTGGGGATCCTTTCCGAAGCGGCCAGCGCGGACTACGGCGACCCCATCCGCCAGCACCCGGACTCGCTCCGGCAGCCGCGGACCGGCTCCATGTACCCGGAGCCCTGGGCGGGGGGCGAGTGGCGCCCGCGCGACATCGTGGAGTACGAGCTGATCGCGGCGAAGTCGCTGGTGCGGCTGATGCACCGGCAGCGCGAGGACTTCGTCCGCAACCTGGTGGCGCTGGCGCGCAAGCAGGTGCGCGCGGGCGAGGCGGGCGGCCCCTTCGCCTTCGTCGTCCCCGCCGACCAGCGCGACCCGGGCTCCGCGGCCGAGCTCCTCCAGACGCTGCGCAGGGGCGGGGTGGAGGTGCACGAGGCGCGGCTCCCCTTCCGGGCGGGCGGCGAGACGTACTCCGCGGGGACGCGGGTGGTGCTCATGGCCCAGCCCTTCCGCGCGCACGCCAAGGACCTGCTGGAGCCGCAGCGCTATCCGGAACGGCGGCGCTACCCGGGCGGCCCCCCGGAGGTGCCGTACGACGTGGCGGGGTGGACCCTGGGGATGCAGATGGGGGTGGACGTGCGCGAGGTGGCGGAGCCCTTCCCCACGCATTCGCTGGCCCGCATCGACTCGGTCCGCGTCCGCCCGGGCACCGTGATCGACCCGGGTCCGGCGTACGCGCTGGACCCGCGGATGAACAACACCCACCGCGCCGTCCACGAGGTGGTGCGGGAGGGCGGGCGCGTGGTCTTCCTGCGCGAGCCGCTGGCCGTGGGCGGGGGGCGCACCTGGCCCGCTGGGGCGCCGGTGGTTTCCGGGGTGGACGACCTTTCCTCGCGGCTGGCGCGCTGGACGGGGGAGTGGGGGGTGGACGCGGTGGGCGTCGGCGAGCCGGCCTCCGGCGCGGAGATGCGGCGGCTGCGGGTGGGACTCTACAAGCCCTGGACCGCGTCCATGGACGAGGGGTGGACGCGCTGGGTCTTCGAGCGCTGGGGAGTCCCCTTCGACACCCTGCACGACGCGCAGGTGCGCGCGGGCGGGCTGAACGACCGGTTCGACGCCATCGTGATCCCCTCGGAATCGTACCGCGACCTGATGCAGGGGCCGCGGCGCGCGCACCCGGACTACGCGGGCGGGCTGGGGCAGCCGGGCGCCGCGGCGCTGCGGCGCTTCGTGGAGGAGGGCGGGACGCTGGTGCTGCTGGACCGCGCGGTGGAGCTCGGGATCCGTGACCTGGGGATCCCGGTGCGCGACGTGAACGCCGCGCAGGATACGGCCGACGCCGCCCGGTGGTACGCGCCGGGGTCGCTGCTGCGGGTCCGGTGGGACGCCTCGCACCCGGTGGCGTGGGGGATGCCGGAGGAGTCCGCCGTCAATTACACGCGCAGCCCGGTGCTAGAGGTGGCGCCCGGCACGCCGGGGGTCACGGTGGTGGCGCGCTACCCGGAGCGCGACATCCTGCTCAGCGGGTACTCCCAGGGCGAGGAGCGGATCGCCGGGAAGGCGGCGGTGGTGGAGGCGCAGGTGGGGCGGGGGACGGTGGTGATGTTCGGGTTCCGGCCGCAGTACCGGGCCCAGGCACACGAGACGTTCAAGCCGTTCTTCAACGCGCTGTATCGCAGGTAA
- a CDS encoding cobalamin-binding protein, whose protein sequence is MSSAIWIRRARGALLPLLTVLLAACGGGDDAARTSSAAPADSAVAVVDDAGRTVRLPRPARRVVSLIPSATETLLAIGAGDRLVGRTDFDKGPGLDSLPSVGGGMDPSLEAVLALRPELVLSWGRRGDARVRTRLEELGVPVFTVDVNDTADVFRTMRNLGVLTGRERAADSLATALRGELAEVRASVAGRSEPSVFFLVWNDPPMTAGPGTFISQLLGVAGGRNVFADVSADWPNVSLEEIVRRQPDYLVLPQGEKGGAHDVSRLRTAPGWRELRAMREGRVVTIPADLMNRPGPRLGEAARRLRDGLHPGA, encoded by the coding sequence TTGTCGTCTGCGATCTGGATCCGCCGCGCGCGGGGAGCGCTCCTCCCCCTGCTCACCGTCCTCCTCGCCGCCTGTGGCGGCGGGGACGATGCCGCGCGCACCTCCTCCGCCGCCCCCGCGGACAGCGCCGTCGCGGTCGTCGACGACGCGGGGCGGACCGTGCGCCTCCCCCGCCCCGCGCGCCGCGTCGTCTCCCTGATCCCCAGCGCCACCGAGACGCTGCTCGCCATCGGCGCGGGCGACCGCCTGGTGGGGCGCACCGACTTCGACAAGGGCCCCGGGCTGGACTCGCTCCCCTCCGTGGGCGGAGGGATGGACCCGTCGCTGGAGGCGGTGCTGGCGCTCCGCCCGGAGCTGGTGCTGAGCTGGGGCCGGCGCGGCGATGCGCGGGTCCGCACCCGGCTGGAGGAGCTGGGAGTCCCCGTGTTCACCGTGGACGTCAACGACACGGCGGACGTCTTCCGGACCATGCGGAACCTGGGCGTGCTCACCGGGCGGGAGCGCGCCGCGGACTCCCTGGCCACTGCGCTGCGGGGCGAGCTGGCGGAGGTGCGCGCGTCGGTGGCGGGGCGGAGCGAGCCCTCGGTGTTCTTCCTGGTGTGGAACGACCCGCCGATGACCGCGGGGCCCGGGACCTTCATCTCGCAGCTCCTGGGCGTGGCCGGCGGGCGCAACGTCTTCGCCGACGTGAGCGCCGACTGGCCCAACGTGTCGCTGGAGGAGATCGTCCGCCGCCAGCCGGACTACCTGGTCCTGCCGCAGGGGGAGAAGGGCGGCGCGCACGACGTGAGCCGGCTCCGCACCGCCCCGGGGTGGCGGGAGCTGCGGGCCATGCGGGAGGGGCGCGTCGTCACCATCCCCGCCGACCTGATGAACCGCCCCGGCCCGCGCCTGGGCGAGGCCGCCCGCCGGCTCCGCGACGGCCTGCACCCCGGCGC
- a CDS encoding DUF234 domain-containing protein, with protein MSFSKPYRGDSSTIPQDKRVCAPQGSGTRRRGAPGAGRTNRIPFAPLRVGKCWNADSRNEIDVVATGGDGVLLLGECKWGMVRPCDLETLQARPIQSRGS; from the coding sequence TTGTCTTTTTCTAAGCCGTACAGAGGGGACTCTTCTACAATCCCTCAGGACAAGCGCGTCTGTGCCCCTCAGGGATCAGGTACACGAAGGCGGGGCGCGCCCGGGGCCGGGCGGACGAACCGGATCCCGTTCGCTCCGCTCCGCGTCGGCAAGTGCTGGAACGCGGACTCGCGGAACGAGATCGACGTGGTCGCGACCGGGGGTGACGGAGTGCTCCTGCTCGGCGAGTGCAAGTGGGGGATGGTCCGGCCGTGCGACCTGGAGACGCTGCAGGCCCGGCCGATTCAATCGCGCGGGAGCTGA